From a single Bacteroidales bacterium genomic region:
- a CDS encoding formate--tetrahydrofolate ligase, whose translation MKDIEIASKVKMKPIQEIGSKLGIREDDLELYGKNKAKIPLSYIDEKKVEKSSLILVSAISPTPAGEGKTTMSIGLSQGLNKIGVNSTVVLREPSLGPVFGIKGGATGGGYSQVLPMEDINLHFTGDFAAIEKAHNLLAALVDNSLQHRNSALDPRTVLWRRVMDMNDRALRKTLVGLGGRTYGVPRETGFDITAASELMAILCLAEDFQGLKEKLGNIFIGYTYDRKPVFARDLNAHGAMAALLRDAIKPNLVQTMEGTPAIIHGGPFANIAQGTNSVIATKTGMSMSDYVVTEAGFGFDLGAEKFFDIKCGYSGLSPKAVVLVATARALKYHGGAPLDKVNEPNMEALKSGIENLEKHIENIQTFNICAVVAVNRFVSDTEEELEYIKNYAEEKGIDAVITDVWGEGGKGATDLAKKVKFVADNCKNKYNPMYDWEWDIPKKIETVAKKVYGAAAIDYTATAKADLKKIRDLGMENIPVCIAKTQKSLSDNPKLLGKPKDFVVTVREIELSAGAGFVVPITGKIMRMPGLPSKPAAEDIDVDNEGNISGLF comes from the coding sequence GGATCGAAACTGGGAATCCGTGAAGATGATCTGGAATTGTATGGAAAAAATAAAGCCAAAATTCCTTTATCTTACATCGATGAGAAGAAAGTTGAAAAAAGCAGTTTGATTCTTGTCTCTGCCATTTCCCCGACTCCGGCCGGTGAGGGAAAAACCACCATGTCGATCGGTCTGTCACAGGGTTTGAATAAGATCGGTGTTAATTCCACGGTGGTACTGAGAGAACCTTCCCTGGGTCCGGTATTCGGAATAAAGGGTGGCGCTACTGGTGGAGGCTATTCACAGGTGCTGCCCATGGAAGACATCAATCTTCATTTTACCGGGGATTTTGCAGCTATAGAAAAAGCCCATAATTTACTGGCAGCGCTGGTTGATAACAGCCTGCAGCACCGAAACTCCGCCCTCGACCCCAGAACTGTACTTTGGAGGCGGGTTATGGATATGAACGACCGGGCGTTAAGGAAAACCCTTGTCGGACTGGGAGGAAGAACCTATGGAGTACCCCGGGAGACGGGTTTCGATATTACCGCCGCATCCGAGCTGATGGCCATACTTTGTTTGGCAGAAGATTTTCAAGGCCTTAAGGAGAAATTGGGGAACATTTTTATCGGATATACCTATGATCGCAAGCCGGTATTTGCCAGAGACCTGAATGCACACGGAGCAATGGCTGCCTTGTTAAGGGATGCGATCAAGCCCAACCTGGTTCAGACCATGGAAGGCACCCCTGCCATTATTCACGGCGGACCTTTTGCCAATATTGCACAGGGCACCAATTCGGTTATTGCCACCAAAACCGGTATGTCAATGTCGGACTATGTGGTTACCGAGGCAGGTTTTGGATTTGATCTTGGAGCGGAGAAGTTTTTTGACATCAAATGTGGATATTCCGGATTGTCTCCCAAGGCAGTGGTTCTCGTTGCTACGGCAAGAGCGTTGAAATACCACGGAGGTGCACCTCTTGATAAGGTGAACGAACCCAACATGGAGGCGCTAAAATCAGGAATAGAAAATCTGGAGAAACATATAGAGAATATCCAGACGTTCAATATTTGTGCTGTAGTGGCTGTCAATCGGTTTGTATCCGATACGGAAGAAGAGCTTGAGTACATTAAGAATTATGCCGAAGAAAAAGGAATAGATGCTGTTATAACCGATGTTTGGGGAGAAGGAGGCAAAGGAGCAACCGATCTGGCCAAAAAAGTGAAGTTTGTAGCCGATAACTGTAAAAACAAATACAACCCCATGTACGACTGGGAATGGGATATTCCCAAGAAGATTGAGACGGTGGCCAAAAAAGTTTACGGGGCCGCTGCAATTGATTATACGGCAACAGCCAAGGCAGACCTGAAAAAGATCAGGGATCTGGGAATGGAAAACATTCCCGTTTGTATTGCCAAGACTCAGAAATCGCTCTCCGATAACCCGAAATTGCTGGGTAAGCCCAAAGACTTTGTGGTAACAGTCAGAGAGATTGAACTTTCTGCCGGTGCGGGATTTGTGGTACCCATTACAGGTAAAATTATGCGTATGCCTGGCCTCCCATCCAAACCCGCTGCTGAAGATATTGATGTGGATAATGAAGGAAATATCAGTGGGTTATTCTAA